From Streptomyces asiaticus, one genomic window encodes:
- a CDS encoding ATP-binding cassette domain-containing protein, whose protein sequence is MNTDADTTSRPAASAAAAGAAHVEASGVVRAFGPVQALGPVDLRIRAGEFVSVVGPSGCGKSTLLEIIGGLQAPDAGTVEVGGETLAGPRERTAIVFQDSACLPWRTVLDNVAFPLEVAKVPRKERRARAQELRVLPMVGWPAVMPAVAAGLRLTFGFTFLGLIIAEMFAGSSGLGQQLLRNVALARMEYIAEEIVLIVVLALVPFLLLTWIERRVNDRFGSRSAPRGSRS, encoded by the coding sequence ATGAACACAGATGCGGACACGACGTCCCGCCCCGCTGCGAGCGCCGCAGCCGCCGGAGCCGCGCACGTCGAGGCGTCGGGCGTCGTGCGGGCCTTCGGGCCGGTACAGGCGCTCGGACCCGTCGATCTGCGTATAAGAGCAGGTGAGTTCGTGTCGGTCGTGGGCCCGAGCGGCTGCGGAAAGTCGACGCTCCTGGAGATCATCGGGGGTCTTCAGGCCCCGGACGCGGGCACGGTCGAGGTCGGCGGGGAGACGCTGGCCGGGCCGCGGGAGCGTACCGCGATCGTGTTCCAGGACTCTGCGTGCCTGCCGTGGCGGACCGTCCTGGACAACGTCGCCTTCCCACTGGAGGTGGCGAAGGTGCCCCGGAAGGAGCGCCGCGCCCGGGCCCAGGAACTCCGGGTCCTCCCGATGGTCGGCTGGCCCGCCGTCATGCCCGCGGTCGCGGCCGGGCTACGGCTGACCTTCGGGTTCACCTTCCTCGGCCTGATCATCGCTGAGATGTTCGCCGGCTCCTCGGGGCTCGGCCAGCAGCTCCTGCGCAACGTCGCCCTTGCCCGCATGGAATACATCGCCGAGGAGATCGTCCTGATCGTCGTATTGGCGCTCGTGCCCTTCCTGCTGCTCACGTGGATCGAGAGGCGCGTCAATGACCGCTTCGGCTCCCGCTCGGCACCCCGTGGAAGCCGCTCATGA
- a CDS encoding carboxylesterase/lipase family protein, whose product MDTIDAETTAGTVRGELRDGIAAFKGIPYAEPPFGVNAFKPPVPRAPWEGVRECTAYGPGCPQPSSPIFGGLSTGEDFLSVNVWAPEGATGLPVMFSIHGGGFLMGSNAGSGSDGNTFARDGVVLVSCNYRLGAFGFLHAGHLDDAYAAGSGAYGVADQIAALRWTRENIAAFGGAPDNITIFGSSAGGTFVGELLGCPSAQGLFQQAVCQSAAAAPLFGFPAHYAEAIAEAMLDKLGVPARDLHTVDAARILQAQTEFMIEKQRGEHPECGRMIPFVPLTGGDLLPQPPYQAITDGVGTDVNLVIGTNRDECTLYALMEEMGAAETGMSPGGWDADPAVQQAILDVYEQSQEPGSAITPQVSMDTDRAFRVPSLRIADAHHRAGGTTRFYQFAWRSPAFNGRVGASHGIEGPFVFDDFSLPITKTLIGDEMPQDLLTAMHGSWISFATTGDPSATGVIPVWPTHNPDTRPTMVFDTKTTVAEDPDGERRASWDEIDLSL is encoded by the coding sequence ATGGACACGATCGACGCCGAGACGACAGCAGGGACGGTCAGAGGCGAGCTGCGTGACGGGATCGCCGCGTTCAAGGGCATCCCCTATGCGGAGCCACCGTTCGGCGTCAACGCGTTCAAGCCGCCCGTGCCGCGCGCTCCCTGGGAGGGCGTACGTGAGTGCACCGCCTACGGGCCGGGCTGCCCCCAGCCGTCCTCACCCATTTTCGGGGGCCTGAGCACAGGCGAGGACTTCCTGTCGGTCAACGTGTGGGCGCCAGAGGGTGCGACCGGCCTGCCGGTGATGTTCTCGATCCACGGCGGCGGCTTCCTCATGGGCTCGAACGCCGGCTCCGGCTCGGACGGGAACACCTTCGCCCGGGACGGAGTGGTGCTCGTCAGCTGCAACTATCGGCTCGGCGCTTTTGGATTCCTCCACGCCGGGCACCTGGACGACGCCTACGCCGCGGGATCGGGGGCCTACGGAGTGGCCGACCAGATCGCCGCCCTGCGATGGACCCGCGAGAACATCGCGGCCTTCGGCGGCGCCCCGGACAACATCACCATCTTCGGCTCCTCGGCGGGCGGCACATTCGTCGGCGAACTCCTCGGCTGCCCTTCCGCACAGGGACTGTTCCAGCAGGCCGTCTGCCAGAGCGCCGCAGCGGCACCGCTGTTCGGCTTCCCCGCCCACTACGCCGAAGCGATCGCCGAGGCCATGCTTGACAAACTCGGTGTGCCCGCCCGTGACCTGCACACCGTCGACGCGGCGCGCATCCTGCAGGCGCAGACCGAGTTCATGATCGAGAAGCAGCGCGGTGAACACCCCGAGTGCGGACGCATGATCCCGTTCGTCCCGCTCACCGGCGGCGACCTGCTCCCACAGCCCCCGTACCAGGCCATCACCGACGGCGTCGGGACGGACGTCAACCTGGTGATCGGAACCAACCGCGACGAGTGCACCCTGTACGCGCTGATGGAGGAAATGGGCGCTGCTGAAACAGGCATGTCCCCCGGGGGCTGGGACGCCGACCCGGCAGTACAGCAGGCCATCCTTGACGTCTACGAACAGAGCCAGGAACCGGGTTCTGCGATCACACCGCAGGTCTCGATGGATACCGACCGCGCCTTCCGCGTCCCCTCACTGCGGATCGCCGACGCCCACCACCGAGCAGGCGGAACGACCCGATTCTACCAGTTCGCATGGCGCAGCCCGGCCTTCAACGGACGCGTAGGAGCGTCCCACGGCATCGAAGGCCCGTTCGTGTTCGACGACTTCTCCCTGCCGATCACCAAGACGCTGATCGGCGACGAGATGCCCCAGGACCTGCTCACCGCCATGCACGGCTCTTGGATCTCCTTCGCGACCACTGGCGACCCCTCCGCCACCGGTGTCATCCCGGTCTGGCCGACTCACAACCCGGACACTCGCCCCACGATGGTGTTCGACACCAAGACCACCGTCGCCGAAGACCCCGACGGTGAGCGCCGCGCCAGCTGGGACGAGATCGACCTGAGTCTCTAA
- a CDS encoding DUF5302 domain-containing protein yields the protein MTAESVSEEGSEPTDPETSALVPDSDGHYDLKRKFREALARKRSVQADAADLAANVEASKVRRANGPAASQRSFRRKSGG from the coding sequence ATGACCGCAGAGTCTGTATCCGAAGAAGGTTCGGAGCCGACTGACCCCGAGACGTCCGCTCTGGTGCCCGACAGCGACGGCCACTACGACCTGAAACGCAAGTTCAGGGAGGCCCTGGCGCGCAAGCGCAGTGTGCAGGCGGACGCCGCTGACCTCGCTGCGAACGTCGAGGCGTCGAAGGTCCGTAGGGCGAACGGCCCGGCTGCGAGCCAGCGGTCGTTCCGGCGCAAGAGCGGCGGCTGA
- a CDS encoding SDR family oxidoreductase, which produces MTMQTWFITGVNSGFGRELAEQLLSRGDRVAGTVRREGSVDDLRVTYGDRFWVGHLDVTDLLRVRAVVDAAFGDLGRIDVVVINAGYGLFGAAEEFTDEQVVHQITTNLLGSIQTARAALPHLRAQGGGRVIQISSVAGLAAHAGASLYHASKWGMEGFTEALAQEVAPFGIEVTLVEPGGARTAFSGSSLQLSEPLAAYDGTPAAMVRAFRHTRIPVPGDPVKVAAKVINSAAQKPAPMRLVLGSDSYQGVTTALRNRLAQVEPQQASAAETDADT; this is translated from the coding sequence ATGACGATGCAGACGTGGTTCATCACTGGTGTCAACAGCGGGTTCGGGCGTGAGCTGGCCGAGCAGCTCCTTTCTCGCGGCGACCGGGTCGCCGGGACGGTCCGGCGGGAGGGCTCGGTCGATGATCTGCGCGTCACGTACGGCGACCGTTTCTGGGTCGGCCACCTCGACGTCACTGACCTGCTGCGGGTCCGCGCGGTCGTGGACGCCGCCTTCGGGGACCTCGGCCGTATCGACGTCGTCGTGATCAACGCGGGTTACGGCCTGTTCGGTGCCGCCGAAGAGTTCACCGACGAGCAGGTGGTCCATCAGATCACCACCAACCTTCTCGGCTCGATCCAGACGGCGCGGGCCGCGCTGCCGCACCTGCGTGCCCAGGGCGGCGGCCGGGTGATCCAGATTTCCTCGGTCGCCGGGCTCGCCGCACACGCCGGTGCCTCCCTCTACCACGCGAGCAAATGGGGCATGGAGGGCTTCACGGAAGCACTCGCCCAGGAGGTGGCACCGTTCGGCATCGAGGTGACCCTCGTAGAGCCCGGAGGAGCGCGGACCGCCTTCAGCGGCAGCAGCCTCCAGCTGAGTGAGCCCTTGGCCGCTTACGACGGGACACCGGCCGCGATGGTGCGCGCCTTCCGGCACACCCGGATTCCGGTCCCCGGCGACCCGGTGAAGGTCGCGGCGAAGGTCATCAACAGCGCCGCGCAGAAGCCGGCCCCGATGAGGCTCGTCCTGGGCAGCGACTCCTACCAGGGAGTCACCACTGCGCTGCGCAACCGGCTCGCCCAGGTCGAGCCTCAGCAGGCGAGTGCGGCCGAGACCGACGCCGACACCTGA
- a CDS encoding DEAD/DEAH box helicase has product MNHPDLPGTSRSDPAPLMATAPTVPPVASFASLELPAEVLRTLSELGVREPFPIQAATLPNALAGRDVLGRGRTGSGKTLAFGLPLLARMAGRRAEPKQPLALILVPTRELAQQVTEALAPYAEALRLRMATVVGGMSIGRQAAALRDGAEVVVATPGRLHDLIERRACRLGRVGITVLDEADQMCDMGFLPQVTEVLDQVDPDGQRLLFSATLGRDVDHLVRRYLHDPVVHSVDMSAGAVTTMDHHVLVVHGPDRYAVTTEIAARDGRVLLFLDTKHAVDQLTRHLRASGVHAAALHSGKSQPQRTRALAQFKNGRVTALVATNVAARGLHVDDLDLVVNVDPPTDPKDYVHRAGRTARAGESGRVVTLVLAGQRREMSRLMAEAGIEPTITKVRSGEAELSRITGAKAPSGTPLDGGSAAPRPKNTNAPFRGLGTSKDTSRGAGGKSRKAREARKLAEARKAALVRRGG; this is encoded by the coding sequence ATGAATCACCCTGACCTCCCCGGCACCTCGCGCAGCGATCCCGCCCCGCTCATGGCCACTGCGCCAACGGTGCCTCCGGTCGCTTCCTTCGCCAGCCTGGAACTACCAGCCGAGGTGCTGCGAACGCTCAGCGAACTCGGTGTGCGCGAGCCCTTCCCGATCCAAGCAGCAACCCTGCCCAACGCCCTCGCGGGACGCGATGTCCTGGGGCGCGGGCGCACCGGATCGGGCAAGACGCTCGCTTTCGGCCTACCGCTGCTCGCACGGATGGCTGGGCGGCGCGCGGAACCGAAGCAGCCCCTGGCTCTGATCCTGGTGCCTACCCGGGAGCTGGCCCAACAGGTCACCGAGGCGCTTGCGCCGTACGCAGAGGCACTGCGGCTGCGGATGGCCACGGTCGTCGGCGGCATGTCGATCGGCCGGCAGGCCGCTGCGCTGCGCGATGGAGCCGAGGTGGTCGTCGCCACCCCCGGCCGTCTGCACGACCTCATCGAGCGCAGGGCCTGCCGCTTGGGACGGGTAGGGATCACTGTCCTCGACGAGGCCGACCAGATGTGCGACATGGGCTTCCTGCCGCAGGTGACCGAGGTGCTCGACCAGGTAGACCCCGACGGTCAGCGGTTGCTGTTCTCGGCCACTCTGGGCCGCGACGTCGACCACCTGGTCCGCCGCTACCTCCACGATCCCGTCGTCCACTCGGTCGACATGTCCGCGGGCGCAGTCACGACGATGGACCACCATGTTCTGGTCGTCCACGGCCCCGACCGGTACGCCGTCACCACGGAGATCGCCGCTCGCGACGGCCGCGTACTGCTGTTCCTGGACACCAAGCACGCGGTTGACCAGCTCACCCGGCATCTGCGAGCCAGCGGAGTGCACGCCGCGGCCCTGCACAGCGGCAAGTCCCAGCCGCAGCGCACACGGGCCCTGGCGCAGTTCAAGAACGGCCGGGTCACCGCCCTGGTGGCGACCAATGTCGCGGCCCGTGGCCTGCACGTCGACGACCTCGATCTCGTGGTCAACGTCGACCCGCCCACCGACCCCAAGGACTATGTGCACCGCGCGGGCCGTACCGCCCGGGCCGGTGAGTCCGGCCGCGTCGTCACGTTGGTGCTGGCGGGCCAGCGCCGCGAGATGAGCCGACTGATGGCAGAGGCCGGCATCGAGCCGACCATCACCAAGGTACGCTCGGGCGAGGCGGAGCTGAGCCGGATCACCGGGGCCAAGGCCCCCTCCGGCACCCCGCTCGATGGCGGGTCGGCCGCGCCCCGGCCCAAGAACACCAACGCTCCCTTCCGCGGCCTGGGCACCAGCAAGGACACCTCCCGCGGCGCCGGCGGCAAGTCCCGAAAGGCTCGCGAGGCCCGCAAGCTCGCCGAAGCCCGCAAGGCGGCCCTGGTGCGGCGCGGCGGCTGA
- a CDS encoding IS4 family transposase — protein sequence MQEQSVITREIAVAAGGFAPGHLGELTQVVDFALVDAVLEETGTVQKRVRLLPSRVVVYFVLALALFERCSYRAVWGKLVASLDALALVRPCTSALCRARRRVGSAPFQALFETLAGPVAGPHTPGAFWRGLRTVAIDGTSLHLPDSEPIAARHTKRKRKGEDVEFGYPLLRLLTLIECGTRAVPAAAFGPETTGETIYAEQMLDRLTRGMLVLLDTGFDGYPLLLQLRSTGAEFLCRSGARRIPLITKRLPDGSYLSTFGMGKLPVRIVEAWITVTYQDGTVRREQWRLATSLTDHTRYPARELVTLYHERWQAETAYFSIKATMLDGRILRSHRPQEVEQEVYALLTVYQALVRITTDATAGRPGLDPDRISFTIALETARDQVTTAAGIIPREVTLVSTIGHAILDNLLPARRRQRAKARTRKNPTSKYSKNSLQHPATAQHYTLETEVTVMEDGLKARSKR from the coding sequence TTGCAGGAGCAGTCTGTCATCACCCGTGAGATCGCGGTAGCCGCGGGCGGGTTCGCGCCGGGACATCTCGGGGAGTTGACGCAGGTGGTGGACTTTGCGCTGGTCGATGCGGTTCTGGAGGAGACCGGGACGGTCCAGAAGCGGGTCAGGCTGCTGCCCTCGCGGGTGGTGGTGTACTTCGTCCTGGCGCTGGCCCTGTTCGAGCGGTGCAGCTATCGGGCGGTGTGGGGCAAGCTCGTCGCGAGCCTGGATGCTCTGGCCCTGGTGCGGCCGTGTACCTCGGCGCTGTGCCGGGCCCGCCGCCGGGTGGGATCCGCACCGTTCCAGGCGCTGTTCGAGACACTGGCCGGGCCGGTGGCCGGGCCGCACACTCCCGGCGCGTTCTGGCGGGGCCTGCGGACGGTGGCTATCGACGGCACCAGCCTGCACCTTCCCGACAGCGAACCGATCGCCGCCCGGCACACCAAACGCAAGCGCAAGGGCGAGGACGTGGAGTTCGGCTACCCGCTGCTGCGACTGCTCACGCTCATCGAGTGCGGCACCCGGGCGGTGCCCGCCGCGGCCTTCGGCCCGGAGACCACAGGCGAGACCATCTACGCCGAGCAGATGCTCGACCGGTTGACCCGCGGAATGCTCGTGTTGCTGGACACCGGCTTCGACGGTTACCCCCTCTTGCTCCAACTCCGCTCCACCGGAGCGGAGTTCCTGTGCCGGTCCGGCGCCCGTCGCATCCCGCTGATCACCAAGCGGCTGCCTGACGGCTCCTACCTGTCGACCTTCGGCATGGGAAAGCTGCCGGTGCGGATCGTCGAAGCATGGATCACCGTGACCTACCAGGACGGCACGGTCCGCCGCGAGCAGTGGCGCCTGGCCACCAGCCTCACCGACCACACCCGCTACCCCGCCCGTGAGCTGGTCACCCTCTACCACGAGAGGTGGCAGGCCGAGACCGCCTACTTCTCGATCAAGGCCACGATGCTGGACGGCCGCATCCTGCGCTCGCACCGCCCGCAGGAGGTCGAACAGGAGGTGTACGCCCTGCTGACCGTCTACCAAGCCCTCGTGCGGATCACCACCGACGCCACCGCCGGACGACCGGGTCTGGACCCCGACCGGATCAGCTTCACCATCGCCCTGGAAACAGCCCGCGACCAGGTCACCACCGCCGCCGGGATCATCCCGCGCGAGGTCACGCTGGTGAGCACGATCGGTCACGCCATCCTGGACAACCTTCTGCCCGCCCGCCGCCGGCAGCGAGCCAAGGCCCGAACCCGAAAGAACCCGACCAGCAAGTACAGCAAGAACTCCCTCCAACACCCCGCCACAGCTCAGCACTACACCCTCGAAACCGAGGTCACGGTGATGGAAGACGGCTTGAAGGCCAGGTCAAAGCGCTAA
- a CDS encoding aldo/keto reductase, translating to MILTPGVIGGGVASSEPAVRQCVGRAARLIRGPIGSSENYNLIHREAERKMLPLCADQGIGVIPWSPLARGRLTRARDTATARAETDEGGKILYRDGDQAVAERVHEIAGQRGLSPAQIALAWVMRNPAVTSPIVGVTKPAQLADAVAAADVELDEDAVAYLEEPYQPHEAAYLEESFYKSRPVAGSR from the coding sequence GTGATCCTTACGCCAGGAGTCATCGGGGGGGGCGTCGCCTCCTCAGAGCCAGCTGTCCGCCAGTGCGTTGGCCGCGCTGCGCGTCTCATACGGGGCCCGATTGGATCGTCAGAAAACTACAACCTCATCCACCGAGAAGCAGAGCGCAAGATGCTCCCGCTCTGCGCCGACCAGGGCATCGGCGTGATCCCGTGGAGCCCGCTGGCGCGGGGCAGGCTGACGCGGGCCCGGGACACCGCCACGGCGCGTGCCGAGACCGACGAGGGCGGCAAGATCCTCTACCGCGACGGGGACCAGGCAGTGGCCGAGCGCGTCCACGAGATCGCGGGCCAGCGGGGTCTGTCCCCGGCTCAGATCGCCCTGGCCTGGGTCATGCGCAACCCGGCGGTGACCTCGCCCATCGTCGGGGTCACCAAGCCGGCCCAGCTGGCCGACGCGGTCGCCGCGGCGGACGTCGAACTCGACGAAGACGCGGTCGCCTACTTGGAGGAGCCCTACCAGCCGCACGAGGCCGCCTACCTGGAGGAGTCCTTCTACAAGTCGCGCCCTGTGGCGGGCTCCCGGTAG
- a CDS encoding IclR family transcriptional regulator encodes MSEGQPSILVMEKAVRVLDCFSPGQTRLSLSDIRRLTGMPNSTVARLVRTLVASELLQRTGDEYCVGLRVLGWASAASAGSDLLVAAEPVAAHLRDVTGETAGLYIRRGTTRVAVIVKLSSRSIIYRSDVGQLMPMHLGAAGKVFMAHDERVLNAVLVETADEAPGESRIALDRQLEFVRGHGWLLTEEEREAGLNSLAAPVFDASGTIVAAIAVGGPSSRLDRAAAEEFGPLVADAARSLSRRLGYDGAPAGRAPGTTSEATA; translated from the coding sequence ATGTCTGAAGGCCAGCCCTCGATCCTCGTCATGGAGAAGGCGGTCCGCGTCCTTGATTGCTTTTCCCCGGGGCAGACCCGGCTGTCGCTGAGCGACATCCGGCGGCTGACGGGCATGCCCAACTCGACGGTCGCCCGCCTGGTCCGCACCCTTGTCGCCAGTGAACTCCTTCAGCGGACGGGAGACGAGTACTGCGTCGGACTCCGCGTGCTCGGCTGGGCGTCGGCCGCGTCGGCCGGCTCGGACCTGTTGGTGGCCGCCGAACCAGTGGCCGCGCACCTGCGGGACGTGACCGGCGAGACGGCCGGGCTCTACATTCGGCGCGGCACGACGAGGGTGGCGGTGATCGTCAAGCTCAGCTCGCGGTCGATCATCTACCGCAGTGACGTCGGCCAGCTCATGCCGATGCACCTGGGAGCGGCCGGCAAGGTGTTCATGGCCCATGACGAGCGGGTGCTCAACGCGGTTCTCGTCGAGACCGCCGACGAGGCGCCGGGCGAGTCGCGGATCGCGCTGGATCGGCAGCTCGAGTTCGTGCGGGGGCATGGTTGGCTGCTGACCGAGGAGGAACGCGAGGCAGGCCTCAACTCACTGGCCGCGCCCGTGTTCGACGCGAGCGGCACCATCGTGGCGGCCATCGCGGTCGGCGGCCCCTCGTCCCGCCTCGACCGAGCGGCCGCCGAGGAATTCGGTCCGCTCGTCGCCGACGCCGCGCGGAGCCTGTCGCGCCGCCTCGGCTATGACGGTGCCCCGGCCGGGCGGGCGCCGGGCACCACGAGCGAGGCGACGGCGTAA
- a CDS encoding IS630 family transposase produces MLQRWSRRATSAQALALRARIVLACAGPEVPPIVVVARELRVAADTVRKWRRRFLAERLDGLADEPRPGRPPAIGVDRVEAVVVTTLEEIPKNATHWSRKSMAEHSGLSKSTVGRIWRKFQLKPHLTNTFKLSTDPLFVEKVYDVVGLYFNPPDGAVVLSVDEKSQIQALERSQPVLLIMPGMPERRTHDYVRNGLTTLFAAFDVATGEVISSLHRRHRAAEFKKFLIKIDKEVPAHLQIHLICDNYGTHKTAGADKSSAQFRRRAGIGGAAEEADGISLEAEPDVGVDGGGDAGVGVGRGGPW; encoded by the coding sequence GTGTTGCAACGGTGGTCGCGTCGGGCGACGTCGGCTCAGGCGCTGGCCCTGCGGGCTCGGATCGTACTGGCGTGTGCGGGCCCGGAGGTGCCGCCGATCGTGGTGGTCGCCCGCGAGTTGCGGGTGGCCGCCGACACGGTCCGCAAGTGGCGGCGCCGGTTCCTGGCCGAGCGGCTGGACGGCCTGGCCGACGAGCCCCGGCCGGGACGACCGCCCGCCATCGGTGTTGATCGGGTGGAGGCGGTCGTGGTCACCACGCTGGAGGAGATCCCGAAGAACGCCACGCACTGGTCGCGGAAGTCGATGGCCGAGCACAGCGGCCTGTCGAAATCCACCGTCGGCCGGATCTGGCGGAAGTTCCAGCTCAAGCCGCACCTCACGAACACCTTCAAGCTGTCCACCGACCCGTTGTTCGTGGAGAAGGTCTACGACGTCGTTGGCCTGTACTTCAACCCGCCCGACGGCGCGGTGGTCCTCTCGGTGGATGAGAAGTCCCAGATCCAGGCCCTGGAACGGTCCCAGCCGGTGCTGCTGATCATGCCCGGCATGCCCGAGCGGCGCACTCACGACTACGTCCGCAACGGCCTGACCACGCTGTTCGCCGCCTTCGACGTCGCCACCGGCGAGGTCATCAGCTCCCTGCACCGTCGGCACCGGGCAGCGGAGTTCAAGAAGTTCCTGATCAAGATCGACAAAGAGGTGCCCGCACACCTCCAGATCCACCTCATCTGCGACAACTACGGCACCCATAAGACTGCGGGTGCCGATAAATCATCCGCGCAGTTCAGGCGGCGTGCTGGTATTGGGGGCGCGGCCGAGGAGGCCGATGGCATCTCGCTGGAGGCGGAGCCTGACGTGGGCGTAGACGGTGGCGGTGACGCCGGTGTGGGCGTTGGCCGAGGAGGTCCTTGGTGA
- a CDS encoding helix-turn-helix domain-containing protein: protein MDNALGDFLRARREQVTPTDAGLSPGHGLRRVTGLRREEVAMLAGISAEYYLRLEQGRDRNPSAQVLEALAQVLQLDTEGTAYLLSLTAPKPRRGLDHPDERLPSGLDMLLRTLNVPAFVFNQYSDVLAANRLAQALSPELTPGTNRLRALFTDEALQEYHADWEHYTAVAVAHLRATVGTQTDDERLQSLIGEMSLKSDRFRQLWARHDVRSAAEATFRIQHPQVGSLELLVEKFQVVGASRLEMMLLHTEPGTRSADALALLASLDASS, encoded by the coding sequence GTGGACAACGCCCTCGGAGATTTCCTGCGTGCACGACGCGAACAGGTCACCCCCACCGATGCGGGCCTGTCACCCGGACACGGGCTGCGCCGGGTGACCGGGTTGCGCCGCGAGGAGGTCGCCATGCTGGCCGGCATCAGTGCCGAGTACTACCTGCGCCTGGAGCAAGGCCGCGACCGCAACCCCTCGGCCCAGGTACTCGAGGCGCTCGCCCAGGTCCTCCAGCTGGACACGGAGGGCACGGCTTACCTGCTGTCACTCACCGCCCCGAAACCGCGCCGCGGCCTTGACCATCCCGACGAGCGCCTGCCCTCGGGACTCGACATGCTCCTGCGGACACTCAACGTGCCCGCGTTCGTCTTCAACCAGTACAGCGATGTCCTGGCCGCCAACCGACTGGCCCAGGCACTGTCACCGGAGCTCACGCCCGGAACGAACCGGCTGCGTGCCCTCTTCACCGACGAAGCACTCCAGGAATACCACGCCGACTGGGAGCACTACACGGCCGTCGCCGTGGCCCACCTGCGCGCCACGGTCGGTACACAGACCGACGACGAGCGCCTCCAATCTCTGATCGGGGAGATGTCCCTGAAGAGCGACCGGTTCCGTCAGCTGTGGGCGCGCCACGATGTGCGTTCCGCGGCCGAGGCCACGTTCCGGATACAGCATCCGCAGGTCGGTTCCCTGGAACTCCTGGTCGAGAAGTTCCAGGTGGTGGGGGCCAGCAGGCTGGAGATGATGCTCCTGCACACAGAGCCCGGCACCCGCTCGGCCGATGCTCTGGCCCTGCTCGCCTCCCTCGACGCGTCTTCTTGA
- a CDS encoding serine hydrolase domain-containing protein has product MALATVTAAIVSGMMVSGSGPAVAHAVVEPSVRSATASLRSDLEKYLDAQGTKDHFSAVSLRVTYADQRPDISVDAGTSRYGGGRPVNSKALWQIGSNTKAFTSVLLLQLEAEGKLSIWDKLGKWLPQYPAWRDVTIKQLLSMTSGIPSYTEQNAFLKDFDANPSTRFTLERLMSYVEGLPLGPAKYDYSNTNYLLAQMIVERASHDTYHERLAERIIEPLGMNDTCLPPDCPPDTASRMPTPYSTHSVLPKHLNKSLPRLRLSWAQGAGGLVSSLRDMTAWDRALYSGRLLPSAQQRELESLVSAKTSKPIKSVTADDPIGFGLGVVKFVHPVAGTVWAYEGATFGNRVLHMYFPKTGMIIALAVNSAVGEGDTLPDLAGTVYKTLSAQKAQALPRHQ; this is encoded by the coding sequence GTGGCCCTGGCGACGGTCACCGCGGCGATTGTTTCGGGGATGATGGTGTCGGGAAGTGGGCCGGCCGTCGCGCACGCAGTGGTGGAGCCATCCGTTCGCAGTGCCACCGCGTCACTGCGAAGTGACCTCGAGAAATATCTGGACGCTCAGGGCACTAAGGATCATTTCTCAGCGGTCTCCCTTCGGGTGACCTATGCCGATCAGCGACCTGATATCTCGGTCGATGCGGGGACGTCCCGCTACGGCGGTGGTCGACCGGTGAACAGCAAGGCGCTGTGGCAGATAGGCAGCAACACCAAGGCGTTCACGTCCGTGCTGCTGCTTCAACTGGAGGCCGAAGGAAAGCTGTCCATATGGGACAAGCTGGGAAAGTGGCTTCCCCAGTATCCGGCGTGGCGCGATGTCACCATCAAGCAACTGCTGTCGATGACCAGCGGCATCCCCAGCTACACCGAGCAGAATGCGTTCCTGAAGGATTTCGACGCCAATCCCTCCACGCGCTTCACGCTGGAGCGCCTGATGTCCTATGTGGAGGGCCTGCCACTGGGTCCCGCGAAGTACGATTACTCGAATACGAACTACCTCCTCGCGCAGATGATTGTCGAACGAGCGTCGCACGATACTTACCATGAGCGGCTCGCCGAGCGCATCATCGAACCTCTCGGAATGAACGACACCTGCCTCCCCCCGGACTGCCCTCCGGACACGGCCTCGCGCATGCCGACGCCGTACTCCACCCATTCCGTCCTGCCGAAGCATCTCAACAAGTCACTTCCTCGGCTCCGCCTGTCCTGGGCGCAGGGGGCGGGTGGCCTGGTGAGTTCACTGAGAGACATGACGGCTTGGGACAGGGCGCTGTACAGCGGTCGACTGCTGCCCTCAGCGCAGCAGCGCGAGCTGGAGTCCCTGGTCTCGGCGAAGACGAGTAAGCCCATCAAGAGCGTCACGGCCGACGATCCCATCGGTTTCGGGCTCGGTGTCGTGAAGTTCGTCCATCCTGTGGCCGGGACGGTCTGGGCCTATGAGGGGGCCACTTTTGGAAACCGGGTGCTGCACATGTACTTCCCGAAGACTGGCATGATCATCGCCCTTGCTGTCAACAGCGCCGTTGGCGAAGGGGACACGCTGCCCGACCTCGCCGGTACCGTCTACAAGACTCTTTCGGCGCAGAAGGCACAGGCTCTCCCACGGCACCAGTAG